In Variovorax paradoxus, a single genomic region encodes these proteins:
- the accB gene encoding acetyl-CoA carboxylase biotin carboxyl carrier protein: MDLRKLKTLIDLVSESNISELEITETEGKVRIVKGGGAAPVQYVQTLAAPAAAAAAPAAAGAAPAVASAPVAAEAARAGHAVKSPMVGTFYRSSSPGAPAFVEVGSKVNEGDTVCIIEAMKILNEIEADKSGTITQILGENGQAVEYGQPLFIIE; encoded by the coding sequence ATGGATCTGCGCAAACTCAAGACACTGATCGATCTGGTGTCCGAATCGAATATTTCCGAACTGGAAATCACCGAGACCGAAGGCAAGGTTCGCATCGTCAAGGGCGGCGGCGCTGCCCCGGTGCAGTATGTGCAAACCCTGGCTGCGCCAGCAGCGGCAGCCGCCGCGCCGGCCGCAGCCGGTGCGGCCCCCGCCGTGGCCAGCGCGCCGGTTGCCGCGGAGGCGGCTCGCGCCGGCCACGCAGTGAAGTCGCCGATGGTCGGCACCTTCTACCGTTCGTCCAGCCCCGGCGCACCGGCTTTTGTCGAAGTCGGCAGCAAGGTGAACGAGGGTGACACGGTCTGCATCATCGAAGCGATGAAGATCCTCAACGAAATCGAAGCCGACAAGTCCGGCACGATCACCCAGATCCTCGGCGAAAACGGGCAGGCGGTCGAATACGGCCAGCCGCTGTTCATCATCGAGTGA
- a CDS encoding zinc-ribbon and DUF3426 domain-containing protein: MSLVTRCPACTTTFKVVRDQLRISDGWVRCGRCSHVFDATLDLHEAPDGASASASPAMQGGYMPGLVESPPEPKAAPSPAPVPPPPAVEAPAQPAAEDADFFDDEPEHHQSRQDPLPEASGPSLPPAVMPPLPSPLDFSLALPEHGIAADEPWSDLDATEPAWKPPQRTLPPFPSIDLNLASAPPSPPPPVPPLPAKSQARMRTLVERASDDGEGEREQEEKDHDQVQMQKALRRARIKSAKIASAKAREERAAAKAASSASAVQAVQTESEPDFSLSSTFEPPPGHPLSEEDDPAETLPGFWQRKSVRVLLVLLAVLAVLLLVVQVIRHERDGIAARQPNLRPALAMLCQYTGCELAALRQIGDIVIEGAAFAREKSGSNDYRLSFTLRNGATVPLAMPAVELSLLDTQERAVVRRVLMPADYGAPAVLAARADRAASLPLTLSASEAAALPPIAGYRVEAFYP; the protein is encoded by the coding sequence ATGAGCCTCGTCACGCGCTGTCCCGCCTGCACCACCACCTTCAAGGTGGTGCGCGACCAGCTTCGCATCTCGGACGGCTGGGTGCGCTGCGGGCGCTGCAGCCATGTGTTCGATGCCACGCTCGACCTGCATGAAGCGCCCGATGGCGCATCGGCGAGTGCGTCGCCTGCAATGCAGGGCGGCTACATGCCCGGGCTGGTCGAATCGCCGCCCGAGCCGAAGGCAGCCCCATCGCCTGCGCCCGTGCCGCCACCACCGGCCGTCGAGGCGCCTGCCCAGCCGGCAGCGGAAGATGCCGACTTCTTCGACGACGAGCCCGAGCACCACCAGTCTCGGCAGGATCCTCTGCCTGAGGCGTCCGGGCCATCGCTGCCGCCGGCGGTCATGCCGCCGCTGCCGTCGCCGCTCGATTTCTCCCTGGCCTTGCCCGAGCACGGCATCGCCGCGGACGAGCCCTGGTCCGACCTCGACGCCACCGAGCCCGCGTGGAAGCCGCCGCAGCGCACGCTGCCGCCGTTTCCGAGCATCGACCTCAACCTGGCGTCTGCGCCGCCTTCGCCGCCCCCGCCGGTGCCACCGCTGCCCGCCAAGTCGCAGGCCAGGATGCGCACGCTGGTCGAACGCGCCAGCGACGACGGGGAGGGCGAGCGCGAGCAGGAAGAAAAAGACCACGACCAGGTGCAGATGCAGAAAGCACTGCGCCGCGCCCGCATCAAGTCGGCCAAGATCGCGAGCGCCAAGGCCCGCGAGGAGCGCGCCGCAGCGAAGGCCGCGAGTTCGGCTTCGGCGGTGCAGGCCGTGCAGACCGAAAGCGAGCCCGACTTCTCCCTGTCGTCGACCTTCGAGCCGCCGCCGGGCCATCCGCTCTCCGAAGAAGACGATCCTGCCGAAACATTGCCGGGCTTCTGGCAGCGCAAGAGCGTGCGCGTCTTGCTCGTGCTGCTGGCGGTGCTTGCCGTGCTGCTGCTCGTCGTGCAGGTCATTCGACATGAGCGCGATGGCATCGCGGCGCGCCAGCCCAATTTGCGTCCCGCACTGGCGATGCTGTGCCAATACACCGGCTGCGAACTTGCGGCCCTGCGCCAGATCGGCGACATCGTGATCGAAGGCGCTGCCTTCGCGCGCGAGAAGAGCGGCAGCAACGACTACCGGCTGAGCTTCACCTTGCGCAATGGCGCGACCGTGCCGCTCGCGATGCCGGCCGTCGAGCTGTCGCTGCTCGACACGCAGGAGCGTGCCGTGGTGCGCCGCGTGCTCATGCCGGCCGACTACGGCGCTCCGGCCGTGCTGGCTGCGCGGGCGGATCGCGCGGCTTCGCTGCCGTTGACGCTGTCCGCCTCGGAAGCCGCGGCGCTGCCGCCCATCGCGGGATACCGCGTCGAGGCCTTCTATCCCTGA
- the prmA gene encoding 50S ribosomal protein L11 methyltransferase, with product MFELRLMAPEDRVETLSDALDALDALSVSVEDADAQTDAEQALFGEPGMPPPKDGWQRSRVIALFPDEAAAKEAASVLALQDFFEGCEVLGIGTVPEQDWVRLTQSQFAPVEITPEFWIVPTWHEPPEQARQVIRLDPGLAFGTGTHPTTRMCLRWIATRQGGLGGQRVLDYGCGSGILAIGAAKFGASDIDAVDIDEAAVSSTRLNAEANGVQLKAGLPEAAKGHYDTVLANILATPLKVLAPLLRGHVKAGGSLVLAGILERQADELKEAYAPYAALEVSDTEDGWILMTARC from the coding sequence ATGTTTGAACTCCGCCTGATGGCGCCGGAAGACCGGGTCGAAACGCTCAGCGACGCGCTCGATGCACTCGATGCACTGAGCGTGTCGGTGGAAGACGCCGACGCGCAGACCGACGCCGAGCAGGCGCTGTTCGGCGAGCCCGGCATGCCGCCGCCCAAGGATGGCTGGCAGCGTTCGCGCGTGATCGCGCTGTTCCCGGACGAGGCCGCCGCGAAAGAGGCTGCCTCGGTGCTTGCACTGCAGGACTTCTTCGAAGGCTGCGAAGTGCTCGGCATCGGCACCGTGCCCGAGCAGGACTGGGTGCGGCTCACGCAATCGCAGTTCGCGCCGGTCGAGATCACGCCCGAGTTCTGGATCGTGCCCACGTGGCACGAGCCGCCGGAGCAGGCCCGTCAGGTGATTCGCCTGGACCCGGGGCTCGCCTTCGGCACCGGCACGCATCCCACCACCCGCATGTGCCTGCGCTGGATCGCCACCCGGCAAGGCGGCCTGGGCGGCCAGCGCGTGCTCGACTACGGTTGCGGCTCCGGCATCCTCGCCATCGGCGCGGCGAAGTTCGGTGCGAGCGACATCGACGCCGTCGACATCGACGAAGCCGCGGTCTCGTCGACCCGGCTCAATGCCGAGGCCAACGGCGTCCAGCTGAAGGCAGGCCTGCCCGAGGCGGCCAAGGGCCATTACGACACCGTGCTCGCGAACATCCTGGCCACGCCGCTCAAGGTGCTCGCGCCTCTGCTGCGCGGCCACGTGAAGGCCGGCGGGTCGCTGGTGCTGGCCGGCATCCTCGAGCGCCAGGCCGATGAATTGAAAGAGGCCTACGCACCGTACGCCGCGCTCGAAGTCAGCGACACCGAGGACGGCTGGATCCTCATGACCGCGCGCTGCTGA
- a CDS encoding TlpA family protein disulfide reductase, whose translation MTSSPTRRGMLYAGVAAAAAAAGLGGAWWKERGSSSSAGGGEQLDAAFWGQSFERPEGGDLVLSSLRGKPLLLNFWATWCPPCVEEMPMIDAFFREHGANGWQVVGLAIDQPSAVRKFLQRTPVTYPTGLAGLQGTELVKNLGNTGGGLPFTLVLNANGSVAARKMGKLETTDLDTWRRELVRG comes from the coding sequence ATGACTTCTTCGCCCACCCGACGCGGCATGCTCTATGCCGGCGTGGCGGCTGCCGCGGCAGCCGCCGGGCTCGGTGGCGCCTGGTGGAAGGAGCGCGGCAGCAGCAGTTCGGCAGGCGGCGGCGAGCAGCTGGACGCCGCGTTCTGGGGCCAGAGCTTCGAGCGCCCGGAGGGCGGTGACCTCGTTCTGTCGAGCTTGCGCGGCAAGCCGCTGCTGCTGAACTTCTGGGCTACATGGTGCCCTCCCTGCGTCGAAGAAATGCCCATGATCGACGCCTTTTTCCGCGAACATGGCGCCAACGGATGGCAAGTGGTGGGTTTGGCCATCGATCAGCCCAGCGCCGTGCGCAAATTCCTGCAACGCACGCCCGTCACCTACCCCACCGGCCTGGCCGGCCTGCAGGGCACGGAACTGGTCAAGAACCTGGGCAATACGGGCGGCGGGCTGCCCTTCACCCTGGTACTGAATGCGAACGGTTCTGTGGCCGCTCGTAAAATGGGCAAGCTGGAAACCACCGATCTGGACACTTGGCGGCGCGAACTGGTTCGTGGTTAG
- the mpl gene encoding UDP-N-acetylmuramate:L-alanyl-gamma-D-glutamyl-meso-diaminopimelate ligase gives MHIHILGICGTFMGGLAALAREAGHRVTGCDAGVYPPMSDQLRSLGIDLIEGFGAEQLKLSPDMFVIGNVVSRARLPDGSPKFPLMEAILDAGKPYTSGPQWLAEHVLQGRHVLAVAGTHGKTTTTSMLAWVLEKGGKAPGFLVGGVPLDFGVSARLGDGTAFVIEADEYDTAFFDKRSKFVHYRPRTAVLNNLEFDHADIFDDLAAIERQFHHLVRTVPSTGRLVVNATEESLRHVLSQGCWSELARFGAGGEWQARGSHDAFDVLRQGEVIGRVEWELSGLHNQMNALAAIAAADHVGVPPAEAARALGSFRNVRRRMELRGTVERSGGSITVYDDFAHHPTAIRTTLDGLRNKLDAAGKKSERILAAFEPRSNTMKLGVMAAQLPWSLEAADLSFCHTAGLDWDVAAALAPMGERAQLAGAIEPLVNQIVAAARPGDHIVCMSNGGFGGVHDKLLAALKAAAAS, from the coding sequence ATGCACATTCATATTCTGGGTATCTGCGGCACGTTCATGGGCGGACTCGCCGCCCTGGCGCGCGAGGCAGGCCATCGGGTCACGGGTTGCGACGCCGGCGTGTACCCGCCCATGAGCGACCAGCTGCGCTCGCTCGGCATCGATCTGATCGAAGGCTTCGGCGCCGAGCAGTTGAAACTTTCGCCCGACATGTTCGTGATCGGCAACGTGGTCTCCCGCGCGCGGCTGCCCGACGGGAGCCCCAAGTTCCCGCTGATGGAAGCAATCCTCGACGCTGGCAAGCCCTACACGAGCGGCCCGCAATGGCTGGCCGAACACGTGCTGCAAGGCCGCCATGTCCTGGCCGTGGCCGGAACCCATGGCAAGACCACGACCACGTCAATGCTGGCCTGGGTGCTCGAAAAAGGCGGCAAGGCGCCGGGCTTCCTGGTGGGCGGCGTACCGCTGGACTTTGGCGTGTCGGCCCGGTTGGGCGACGGCACGGCTTTCGTGATCGAAGCCGATGAGTACGACACGGCCTTCTTCGACAAGCGCAGCAAGTTCGTGCACTACCGGCCGCGCACCGCGGTGCTGAACAACCTGGAATTCGATCACGCGGACATCTTCGATGATCTCGCCGCCATCGAACGGCAATTCCATCATCTCGTGCGCACCGTGCCCAGCACCGGCCGGCTGGTGGTGAACGCCACCGAAGAAAGCCTGCGGCATGTGCTGAGCCAGGGCTGCTGGAGCGAGCTCGCGCGCTTCGGCGCCGGCGGCGAGTGGCAGGCTCGCGGCTCGCACGACGCCTTCGACGTGTTGCGCCAGGGCGAAGTGATCGGCCGGGTCGAATGGGAACTCTCCGGCCTGCACAACCAGATGAATGCGCTGGCCGCCATTGCCGCGGCCGACCATGTGGGCGTGCCGCCCGCCGAAGCCGCCCGCGCGCTCGGCAGCTTCCGCAACGTGCGCCGGCGCATGGAGCTGCGGGGCACCGTGGAACGCAGCGGCGGCAGCATCACCGTCTACGACGACTTCGCCCACCACCCCACGGCCATTCGCACCACGCTCGACGGCCTTCGCAACAAGCTCGACGCGGCAGGCAAGAAAAGCGAGCGCATCCTCGCGGCCTTCGAGCCGCGCAGCAACACGATGAAGCTGGGTGTCATGGCGGCGCAGCTGCCGTGGAGCCTGGAAGCGGCCGACCTGTCGTTCTGCCACACGGCCGGGCTCGACTGGGACGTGGCCGCAGCGCTGGCGCCGATGGGCGAGCGCGCCCAACTGGCCGGGGCCATCGAACCGCTGGTGAATCAGATCGTGGCCGCCGCACGGCCCGGCGATCACATCGTCTGCATGAGCAACGGCGGCTTCGGCGGCGTGCACGACAAACTGCTTGCCGCGCTGAAGGCCGCGGCGGCATCATGA
- the accC gene encoding acetyl-CoA carboxylase biotin carboxylase subunit → MFKKILVANRGEIALRIQRACSELGIKAVMVYSEADRDAKYIKLAEEAVCIGPAPSAQSYLNMPAIISAAEVTDAEAIHPGYGFLSENANFAERVEQSGFQFIGPTPDNIRTMGDKVSAKQAMIKAGVPCVPGSEGELSDDAATNKRIARAIGYPVIIKAAGGGGGRGMRVVHTEAALVNAIQMTKAEAGAAFNNAAVYMEKFLQNPRHIEIQILADKHKNAVYLGERDCSMQRRHQKVIEESPAPGIPRKLIEKIGERCAAACKKIGYRGAGTFEFLYENGEFYFIEMNTRVQVEHPVTEFTTGIDIVKTQIMVAAGEKLPFTQRQIQMHGHAIEVRINAEDAWKFTPSPGRITMWHPPGGPGVRVDSHAYTNYFVPPNYDSMIGKIIVYGDTREQAMARMRTALNETVIEGIQTNIPLHRELMVDSKFMTGGTNIHYLEEWLAAHKR, encoded by the coding sequence ATGTTCAAGAAGATCCTGGTTGCAAACCGGGGGGAAATCGCCCTCCGGATCCAGCGCGCCTGCAGCGAGCTCGGCATCAAGGCCGTGATGGTGTATTCGGAGGCCGATCGCGACGCCAAGTACATCAAGCTCGCTGAAGAGGCGGTGTGCATCGGCCCGGCCCCGTCGGCGCAGAGCTATCTCAACATGCCGGCGATCATTTCGGCCGCCGAAGTGACCGACGCCGAAGCCATCCACCCCGGCTACGGCTTCCTGAGCGAGAACGCCAACTTCGCGGAACGCGTGGAGCAGAGCGGGTTCCAGTTCATCGGCCCGACGCCGGACAACATCCGCACGATGGGCGACAAGGTCTCGGCCAAGCAGGCCATGATCAAGGCCGGCGTGCCTTGCGTGCCCGGTTCCGAAGGCGAACTGTCGGACGACGCCGCCACCAACAAGCGCATTGCCCGCGCGATCGGCTACCCGGTCATCATCAAGGCGGCGGGCGGCGGCGGTGGCCGCGGCATGCGCGTGGTGCACACCGAGGCGGCGCTGGTCAATGCGATCCAGATGACCAAGGCGGAAGCCGGCGCGGCCTTCAACAATGCGGCCGTGTACATGGAGAAGTTTCTCCAGAACCCGCGCCACATCGAGATCCAGATCCTCGCTGACAAGCACAAGAACGCCGTCTACCTGGGCGAGCGCGACTGCTCCATGCAGCGCCGCCACCAGAAGGTGATCGAGGAATCGCCCGCGCCGGGCATTCCGCGCAAGCTGATCGAAAAGATCGGCGAGCGTTGCGCAGCCGCCTGCAAGAAGATCGGCTACCGCGGTGCCGGCACCTTCGAGTTCCTCTATGAGAACGGCGAGTTCTACTTCATCGAGATGAACACGCGCGTCCAGGTGGAGCATCCGGTGACGGAGTTCACCACGGGCATCGACATCGTCAAGACGCAGATCATGGTCGCGGCCGGCGAGAAGCTGCCGTTCACGCAGCGCCAGATCCAGATGCACGGCCACGCCATCGAAGTGCGCATCAACGCCGAAGACGCCTGGAAGTTCACGCCGTCGCCGGGCCGCATCACCATGTGGCACCCGCCGGGCGGCCCTGGCGTGCGCGTCGACTCGCATGCGTACACCAACTACTTCGTGCCGCCGAACTACGACTCGATGATCGGCAAGATCATCGTCTACGGCGACACGCGCGAGCAGGCCATGGCCCGCATGCGCACGGCGCTCAACGAGACGGTGATCGAAGGCATCCAGACCAACATCCCGCTGCACCGCGAGCTGATGGTCGATTCCAAGTTCATGACCGGCGGCACCAACATCCACTACCTCGAAGAGTGGCTGGCTGCACACAAGCGCTGA